CACCGCTTCGGGCGCCTCGGGCTCGGTGAGCTCGGCCGCGGCGAGGCGGCGGGGCTGCTCGTGGATGGGCTCGGGCTCGGCGAGCGCGGAGATCTTGGTGGTGTCGATGCCGGGGAACTGGCGGGCGGTGACGAGCACGCGCGACTCGAGCGAGTTGGCGAACTTGTTGTAGCTCTCCACCGTGCGCTCGATCGCCCGGCGCAGGCCGTCGGCGTGGCCGGCGAGCGTGCCGATGCGCTGGTAGAGCGTGTTGCCGAGGTCGAACAGCTTCTTCGCCTCGTCGGACACGGCCTGCTGCTGCCACGTGTACGCGACCGTCTTGAGCACCGCCCAGAGGTTCACGGGGGAGGCGAGCGCGACGCGCTTGCCGAACGCGTAGTCGAGCAGCGCCGGGTCGGCCTCGAGCGCGGCCGACAGCAGCGACTCGCTCGGGATGAACGCGATGACGAACTCGGGGCTGGCGTCGAGGCCCTCCCAGTACGTCTTCTTCGCGAGCGCGTCGATGTGGCCGCGCAGCGCCTTCACGTGCCGCTCGATGAGCTGCTTGCGGCGCGCGCCCTCGTCGCCCGACGCGGTCACGGCGATCTGGCTCGCTTCGATGTAGTGCTCGAGCGGCACCTTCGCGTCGACGGCGATCGACTTGCCGCCGGGGAGGCGGATGACCATGTCGGGGCGGCCGGCACCGGCATCCGTCGTGATCGACGCCTGCGTATCGAAGTCGACGTACTGGGCGAGGCCCGCGGCCTCGACCACGCGGCGGAGCTGCGTCTCGCCCCAGACGCCACGCGTGCTGTTCGAGCGCAGCGCCGAGGCGAGCGACTCGGTCGTCGCGCGCAGCTGCTCGTCGCTCAGCTGCGCCTGCTTGAGCTGCTCGGCGATCGAGCCGTACTGCTCGCTGCGCTGCTGCTCGAGCTCGGCGACCTTGCGTTGCATCGTCGTGAGCGTCTCCCGCACGGGGCTCAGCGCCTGCAGCACGGCGGACTCGCGCTTCTCGCGCTCGGCCCGCTCGGCCTGGTCGGTGCGCTGCTGCTCCACGTACTCGCGGAACTGCGTGCGCTGCTGCGTGATCTGCTCGCGCAGGTTGTCGGCCTCAGTCGAGGCGGCGGCGAGGTCGGCGCGCAGCTCGCCCTGCACGCGCTGCTGCTCGGCGAGCAGGTCGGCGCGGGCCTGCGCCTCCTCGGCGCGGACCTGCTGCAGCTCGCCCTGGTGGCGCGCCGCGACGAGGGCGGGGTCCTCGCCCGCGGGGGCATCCGTCGCCCTGCGCGAACGCACGAGCGCGGTCACGAGCGCGCCGAGGACGGCGCCGATCACGAGGCCGATGAGGAGGGCGAGGATGTCCATGCCTGAAGTGTTGCAGCGGCCCCCGACATCGCCCGGGAGCGGGCCCGGGGTGGCGCTACTGCGGCGCCGCGGCGACCGCTACTGCAGCGCCATCGGGCCGTGGTCGGCCCGGTGCTCCCGGGTCGCGACGGTGCCGATCGTGCCGATGCGCGCCTTGGTCGAGCGGGCGAGCGCATCGAGGTCGTCGGCCTCGTGCCGCTTCGCCGCGTGGGCGACGATCGCGGCGCAGGCGCGCGAGTCGTCGAGCGCGTTGTGGTGCGAGAAGTCCTCGAAGCCTGCGGCCATCGCCGCGACCGGCAGGCGGTACGAGTCGAGGTGGTAGGTGCTGCGCGCGACCTGCAGGCTGCACAGGTAGCGGTGGTTCGGCGCGTCGACGCCGAATGCGTCGGCGAGGCCGCGCAGCACGTTCATGTCGAACCCGGCGTTGTGGGCGACGAGCCAGTCGTCGCCGGCGAATTCGGCGAACTCGGGCAGGAGGTCCCGCCACAGCGGGGCATCCGTCACCTGATCGGGAGTGATGCCGTGGATGCGCACGTTCCACTCGCTGAACTCGTCGTGCGGGAACGGCGGCTTGATGAGCCAGTACGCCTCGTCGACCGGACGCCCGTCGCGCACCTTCACCAGCCCGACCGAGCAGGCCGACGCGCTCGAACGGTTGGCGGTCTCGAAGTCGATCGCGGTGAAGTCCACTGGCACGCGGCCATCCTCACATCGCCGACCGACACGGCCGCGGAGCGGCACGCGGCTTCGGCGGCATCCGCTCGTCTGTCGCCCACCGAGTACGCAAAGTGCGGAAACGCCCCACGCATTTCCGCACTTTGCGTACTCCGTCACGTCGGCGAGGGCGACCGAGTACGCGAAGTGCGGGAACGCCTCACGCAATTCCGCACTTTGCGTACTCGGTCGCGCCGAGGGGGGCGGGGGTGCGACAGGAGGTGAGGGCGAGCGGATGCCCCGAGCCGACGCGTCAGAACGGCAGGTACGAGTACTCGGGGGCGACGATGTCCTCGATCGCGGGGCCGGCCGAGGTGCGCACGGCGACCGCGCGGGTGGTGAACGGGTCGTCGCCCGCGGGCACGGTGCCGGTCGCGAGGTAGGTCTCGAAGGCGGCCAGCTTCGCGGGGAACTCGGGGTCGACCAGCACGATCGAGGTCGTGCCGTCGGTCGGCATCTGGAAGTGCGGCGTGACCGCGAGCGCGTCGGCGATCGGATCGCCCACCGCGAGCCCGTGCGGCGCGGTGAGACTGATGCCGTGCGCGTCGGCGGCGGTCATGGTGACCCGCGCGGCGAGGTAGTAGTCGCGGGCGGCGTCGGTGAGCTGCGCGGCCTCGAACACGAAGCCGGCCCACGTGTAGACGTCGTAGGGCGCCAGGAACGTGCCGTTGCCGGGCGTGGTCGTCGCGACGGGCGCCGTGCCGAACGCGTCGGTGAGCGCGGTGACGGCTGGCCCGGGGGCATCCGACCACCCGAAGGTGAAGGTCGTGGTGCCGACCGAGTCGATGATCGCGAAACCGGTGCCGGAGACGGCGATCTCGGCAGGCACGACGGGGTCGGGGGTCGGCGTCGGGGTCTCGCTGGGGGAGGGCGACGGGGTCGCGGTCTCCGACGGCGTGGGGCCGGCCAGGCCGGCGGCGGGTGCGCACGCGACGAGCGCGAGCGCGGCGAAGGCGAGGGCAACGGTGCTGGCGATGCGTCGCATCCGTCGATTCTGCTGCCTGCGGGAGTGCTGCGACGGGGGTGTGGACAACCGGACGCTCCGCACCGGGTCGGCCGGAGGCATCCGCCGCCCTCTCGCGCGTGAGCGCACGCCTGCGCCCACGTAGACTGGTCGCCCGTGGCACTCACCATCGGAATCGTCGGGCTCCCGAACGTCGGCAAGTCGACCCTCTTCAACGCGCTCACCAAGAACGGCGTGCTCGCGGCGAACTACCCGTTCGCGACGATCGAGCCGAACATCGGCGTCGTGAACCTGCCCGACCCGCGCCTCGAGGTGCTCGCGGGCATCTTCGGCTCGGAGCGCATCCTGCCCGCGACGGTGTCGTTCGTCGACATCGCCGGCATCGTGCGCGGCGCGAGCGAGGGCGAGGGCCTCGGCAACAAGTTCCTCGCGAACATCCGCGAGGCCGACGCCATCGCGCAGGTCGTGCGTGGCTTCGAGGACTCCGACGTCGTGCACGTCGACGGCGCCGTCGACCCGAAGAACGACATGGAGACGATCAACGCCGAGCTGATCCTCGCCGACCTCGAGACCCTCGAGCGCGCCATCACGCGCTACGAGAAGGAGGTCAAGGGCAGGAAGCTCGACCCGTCGGTGCTCGCCGCGGCGCAGGAGGCGCTCGACGTGCTGCAGCGGGGGACGCCGCTGTCGGCGGCATCCGTCGACCTCGCCCCCGTCAAGGAGCTGGGCCTGCTCACCGCGAAGCCGTTCATCTACGTCTTCAACGTCGACGAGGCGGTGCTGACGGATGCTGCGCGCAAGGCCGAGCTCGCCGCGCTCGTGGCCCCGGCCGAGGCGGTCTTCCTCGACGCGAAGATCGAGTCGGAGCTGATCGACCTCGACCCCGAGGACGCCGCGGAGCTGCTCGCCTCGACCGGCCAGGACGAGTCGGGCCTCGACCAGCTCGCGCGCATCGGGTTCGACACGCTCGGCCTGCAGACCTACCTCACCGCGGGGCCGAAGGAGTCGCGCGCCTGGACGATCCCGAAGGGCGCGAAGGCGCCGCAGGCGGCCGGCGTGATCCACACCGACTTCGAGAAGGGCTTCATCAAGGCCGAGGTCATCTCGTTCGACGACCTGGTCGATGCCGGCTCGGTCGCCGAGGCCCGCTCGCGCGGCAAGGCCCGCATGGAGGGCAAGGACTACGTGATGGCCGACGGCGACGTGGTGGAGTTCCGGTTCAACGTGTAGCGCGCGTGCTACGATCGCTCTATGAGTGCGAGCATGCCACAGGGTGAGCGTCTGTCGCAGCGCGAGTTGCGCAATGAGTCCGGACGCGTCCTTCGCGCTGTCGGCGAGGGGCAGTCCTTCGTGCTGACCAACCGTGGAGTCCCCGTCGGCCGCATCGTCCCGCTCGATGCCCCCTCGCCCACGCTGCCGATCGTCAGACCCGCCAAGCGGATCGGTGGGTGGGCGTCGCTGAAGCCACAGCGGGTCGAGAACGACCGGCCGATGGCGCAGATCCTCGACGAGATGCGAGAGGATCGCCTGTGAGCGAGGAGTCGCTCGTCTACGCCGACACGTCGGCGCTGGGTGCGCTGCTGGTAGCCCAGTCCGAGACGGAGGCCCTCGTCGAGTGGCTCGACCAGGCGGATGTCAGGCTCGTCTCGAGCGATCTGCTCGAGACCGAACTGCGTCGGATGGCGGTGCGCGAGGGGCGGGATCAGTCGAAGGTCAGCGCGATCCTCGATGGCGTATCCCTCGCAGCACTCGACCGGGCCACGTACCGCTCGGCCGGGCTGCTGCCGATGCCGTACCTGCGTACGCTGGACGCCCTGCACCTCGAAGCGGCGATGCGGTTGGACGTCGATGCCGTCCTGACGTACGACCACCGGTTCGGCGAGGCGGCGCGGTCCGCAGGGCTCGACGTGATCGCTCCGGGTCAGTTGGGCGCACAGCACCCCGAGTGACCGCCGCCGCGCAGACGTCATCGACGCGGTGGTGGAAAGCGCCTGGTCCATCCGCGGTGGTCGCCGTGCCGGGCGATGTCTGTAAGTATCGTTCAGGTGAGCAGGCCGTCGGATGATCGCGTCGAGCGCCTGACTCTGGCACTCGCGGGATGCTCCGCGTTCGGCAACACCTTCGACGAGGGGTCCAGCATGGCCGCATCGGATGGCGCGTGGGCGTACTACTCAGCTCACGCAGCAACTGACCGCGCTTCTCTCAGCGTGGGCGAGCGCGGGATCCTCGCGATCCTGGACCTGCGGCAGGAGGTTGCGTCTGGCGGCTTCGACGCCTACTTCCGATACTGGCGCGGCGACACTGCTGAGGAGGCGCTGCTCGCACTCCCGACCGTTTTGGACGAGGAGTGGGTCAGAGTGCTCCGCGAGGCCATGAACAGCCTCGGCGCCCCGTACCCCAGCGATCCCGAGGCGCGCGCGCTGATTCTCGACGAGGGAGTCGTCGACGAGCGACTGCAAGCGCTGGATGAGCGGATCTACGAGTTGGAGGCTGACGCCGGCGTCGACACTCGCATCGGCGAGGCGATCGAGGGGCTCCGCAGGTGACGGGCGGCGAACTCTGACATGACGTCGCGTTCTCGGGCGAACTCGCTGCTCTCGCGACTCGTCGGAGATCGCCTTTTCTCGGTGGAGTTCGTCCTCAACGAATACGTGCAGCTCCGCTTCGACGGTGATCTCGACGCGGAGGGTCCGACGGTGCTCACCTCGTGGGTCTGGCCGGTCGTCGTGTCGGGTGGTCGCGAGTGGCGTGAGTCGGATCGCGGGTACGCCGATGCGCTGCGCAGTCTCGCGCCGGGCACGGTGCTATCGACGGCGGAGGGGACGGGAGTCGGCATTCGGGTCACGTTCGACACCGGGGTCGTCGTGATCCACCCGACGATCGACGAGGTGCAGGTCGAGATCGCGATGCTCCATGGGTTCGCCGATCAGGCATGGGATGTCTGGCGGCCGGGTGAGGAGAGCTTCGAGGACGTGGTCTGACGGCGGGTTCCAGTTCGCCGCGCAGCTAGCCCTCGATGCCAGGGGGCGTCTCTCCGGTCACTCCGTCGATCACCGTGCGGTCGCCCAGTTGCGTGTCGAGTGCGACGCGAAGGCTGTCCTGGCAGGAATCGCCCGGATCATGCAGGGTCGACTCGACGGTGACGGTCACCGTTTCGTCGTCCTCGACGACCGTCGCGTCGGGATCACCGTGACAGGTTCCGACGTACACGATCAACTCGTCGCCGCCGTTCGACCAGCCGACGATCGCCTGCGGTCCCCGCGCTTCGGTCGGCTCGGCAGGTGCGCACGCCGAGAGGGCCGAGAGCGTTGCGGCGCCTGCCAGGATCGCCCAGGCAGTTCGCGTGCGGTTCATCCCATGCATCACTCGGCACACATTGCCACATCGGGTCGCCGATGGACGCCGTTCACCATTCGATCCTGGATGGGGCCCAGCGATCGGCAGTGCGAGAAGCGAACTGTGGCGCGGGCTTCACCGCGCCTTGGCACGCCGGCCGACGAGATCGATGCGATCGTGCCGCTGGCTCGCTGAGTCCTGACGGATCGCGTGCGTCAGCGCGGCACGTCGGCCGTGACGGTCTCGCCGCCGTAGCCGTTTGCCTGGTCACGGCCTTCGACGACGACCTCGTCGACGTCGTCGGGGATCGGGAACGGCCCGCGAGTGCGGGTGAAGGGCTGCTCGTTCGCGTGGTCGTGGGCGAGTTCGTGCTCGGCGAGCACCTCGCCGTCGGGCGTCAGCACGCGCCATCCGTCGGCATAGCGCCCAGGGGTGTCGTACGGCGAGCACATCGTGACCGAGATCGAGAAGTCGTCGCCGCTCGGCTCGAGTTCAGCCTCGATGACGTCGGGGAACTGCTGGGAGGCGTCGACAGGGCCGCACACCGATTCGGCGGCGGTCGAGTCCGCGGGTGTTGCATCCTCGGTCACCGCCTGCGTCGCGCAGGCTGCGAGCAGCAGCGACAGCCCGATGGCGGTAGCAAGAACGAGGTGGCGCCCCATAGCGACGACGCTATCAATCTGCGTGGGCGGTCAGTCGGTCGCATCCGCCCACGGCGCGATGTCGACGCCGTGGTTGTCGGGGGAGGCGAGCGACCACCAGAACGGCGGGTTGGAGCCGTCGGCGAGCCGGCCGCCCGCGGCCAGCGCCGCATCGACCCTCGCCTGCGCCTGGTCGGCGGGCACGTAGACATCGAAGTGCGTGCGGCCCCTGGCCGGAGCGTCGCCGTTGATGGGGTTGAACGCGAGCTGCGGGCTGCGACGGAGCGGGTCTACCGCGTCGGTGTCGCCCAGTGAGTCGTAACCCAGCGCGGCGAGGAAGAATGGGCGGGCATCGGCCTCGGAGTGCTGCGCGACGTAGATGCCGACCGACTGCACGAGCGACGGGTCCGGCGTGAGTTCCAGTTCGGCCGCAGCTCGGGAGACCTCGGCCGCGAACGGGGCGGCCGCCGCTGGGATTCCGGTGAAGTCACGGTCCGGGATGCGCACGACCACGCCCTCGGGGCGCACGTCGGCGTCGGGCAGGATGCCGTGTCGTTCGGCCGCGGCGATGACCGGGACGACCAGGCGCGCGGCGTCGCCGAACGAACTCGCGGTGTAGACCGCCTGTGGGCCGGAGGCGGTCACGCGCCAGTCGGAGACCCCCGGTGCGCGGCGGAACTCGGCTCCGGAGATCGTCTGCGGCTCGTTCGTCGATTCGCCCATGAGTGCCCCTTCGCGCCTGGTGAGGGTGACGTGGCCGCCCCATCGCCGGCCACGTGGCCCACGGTACTTCGTCCCGTCGTCACACGCGCTGGCTCAGGGGCATCCGCTCGACTACACCGCGAGCAACTCGCGCTCGTACGGATCACCCCGGGGTGCGGTGGACGCTCAGCCCTCGGGCAGGCACGCCGCGAAGAACTCGCGCACGTCGGCGGTGAAGGCCGCCCGGCTGTCGCTGAGCGTGTAGAACATGTGCCCGCCGTCGTAGGCGTGCACGCGCACGCGATCGCCGGTTTCCGGAGCCAGGCGCATGAGGTCGACGATGCGGCGGGAGCTGTCCAGCGGCGTCACCAGGTCGTGGCGACCGTGCACGATGAGCGCCTGCAGGTGCGGGTTGAGGGTGAGGCCCCGGCGCAGGTCGTCGGCCGACCCCGGAGGGGTCTGGAGCGCGTGGTGGCCGTCGTCGGTCGCCCACTTGGTGTTCACCTCTTCGCTCAGCACCGCGTACTGCCTGTCGGTCTCGACGCCGATCTCGGCGCGCAGCAGGTGGTTGATCGCCATGGTGAACGCTGCCGTCGAGCCGGCCAGGGTGTGCTCGCCGCCTTCGAACGACACGCGATCCGGGAACGGGTCGACCACGGTCTGGGTGACGTCGTAGAGTCCCGTGACCTCGCCGCGGTCGCGGAGGAGCTCGCGGGCCCACCGGTCGATGCCGACGCGGCCGTGCAGGTGCTCGACCACCGTCGGGTCGAGTCCGATCAGGTCGGCGAGGCGCGAGAGCACGGCGGCCCGCTCGGTCGCGGGCACCGCAGCGCCGCGCAGCAGGAACATCGCGTAGTCGGTCGTGGCGAACGCGGCGGCTGCGCCCCTGACCGCATCGACGCCGTCCGTCGCCTCGGGCGCGCGGCTGAGCCCGTGGTGGAACGCGCCCGCCGCCATCGTCGGAACCGTGTCGACGTACGGATCGGTTGCGTAGTCGGTGAACGTGAGCGGGGTGATCTCGAGCGCCGGCGAGATGAGCACGGCGCCGGCGAGCCCCACGCCCTCGTCCGTCGGCAGCGACCAGGCGAGGCGACCGACCCTGTAGCCGCCGTAGCTCTCACCGGCGAGGAACACCGGCGCCGACCATCGCTTGTGGCGCGACAGCCAGCGGCTGATGAACTCGCGCATCGCCGCGAGGTCGCGGTCGTAGCTCCAGTAGCTCGGAGCATCCGTGCCCGCATTCTGCTTTGGCGGGATGGGGCGCGAGAACCCGGTGCCGACCGGGTCGATGAACACCAGGTCGGTCTCCGCGATCCACGAGGCGTCGTTGTCGACCAGGCGCACCGGCATGCGCGCCGTCGAGCCGTCGTCGGGCAGGACGACCCGGCGGGGGCCGATGGCGCCGACGTGCAGGTATGCGGACGAGGCGCCCGGCCCGCCGTTGCACACGAACGTCACGGGGCGGTCGGGGGCCGCGTCGGTGGCGAGGTACGAGACGGCGAACACCTCGGCGGACGGCGACTCCTCCCGGCGCAGCACCGTCCAGTCCGCCGTCGCGGTGAGCGAGACGGGCTCATGACCCTCGGGCGCCCACGTCATGGCCGTGCTCGCACCCGCGGGCGCCTCCCATGCCGGGGTGACCGGGCCGCGGGCGTCGGCCTTCGCGTTCGATGCACCGCCCGCCGTCGCGCCGTCGGTCGTCTCTGCGGGGGAATCGGGCATCGTCGGCCTCCTGGGGCTCTTCTCGCGCGTGGCGTCCTCAGCCTAGTGAGCGCCGTCCTGCCCGTCCCGGGTTCGACACAGGCGGTGCGACGGCGCTTCGCGGGTGAGGGCGAGGCATGGGCGGATGCTCGCGAAACGGGTGTCGCTACGTCGGCCTAGGCTCGCAACCGTGGCCACCCTCGACGACATCCGGGACGTCGCGTCGGCCCTGCCGGGCAGCGAGGAGCGCGCGACGACGGGCGGTGCCGCGTGGTTCGTGCGCCGCAAGCTGTACGCGTGGGAGGTGCATCCGTGGCCCAGTATCCCCGACGACATCCGCGCCGTCGTCGCCGCCGAGCTCGTGGTGGGCGTGAAGCTCGCCGAGCGCATCGAGGCGCTTGCGCTCGTCGAGATGGCGCCCGACGTGTTCCTGCGCACGACCACGAGCTGGGGCGAGCCGAAGGTCGCGTTCCGCATGGCGCGGATCGACCGCGACCACCTCGCCGAACTCGTCACCGAGGCGTGGCGCATCCAGGCCCCGAAGTACCTGCGGCGCGAGTTCGACGAGTCCATCGCGCCCGGCCCGCTCTCCGGCGGGTCCGGACCGGACGAGGAGTAGGGAGACCCACCACATGGCTGAAGTGCTGCTGTACCACCACATCCAGGGGCTGACCGACGGCGTGCGCGCCCTCGCCGACGAACTTCGGGCCGATGGGCACATCGTGCACACGCCCGACCTGTTCGACGGGCGCACGTTCGACTCCATCGAGGAAGGTTTCGCGTTCGCGCAGGAGACGGGATTCGACGTGATCCGCGAGCGCGGCGCCGCCGCGGCCGACGGACTCGGGCCCGGCATCGTCTACGCGGGCATGTCGTTCGGCGTGATGGTCGCCCAGCGTCTCGCGCAGACCACGCCCGGCGCGCGCGGCGCCCTGCTGCTGTTCTCGTGCGTGCCGGTGTCGGAGTTCGGCGAGGGGTGGCCCGCGGGCGTGCCGGTGCAGATCCACGGCAACCAGGGCGACGAATTCTTCGACGAAGACCTGCCCGCTGCACGCGAGCTGGCAGAGGCGACGGATGCCGCTGAGCTGTTCGTCTACCCCGGAGACCAGCACCTCTTCGCCGACTCGTCGCTCGACGCGTTCGACCCCGAGGCCTCCGCGCTGCTGCTGGAGCGCGTGCGCGCGTTCCTCGCGTCGGTCTGACCTGAGGCGCCCGCGTGGTGCCCCGGTCGCATGACCGGGGGCACCACGCGGGGTCAGCGCCTAGGTCTTGTCACCACCGGAGCGCGACCCGCCGATCGACGCCTTCTTCAGCGAGTTCGTGTTCCCAGCGCCACCGCTGTCGGTCGTCCCGCCCGTGGCCCCCGTGCCGTCGCCGGAGCCCGGCTTCCCTGGCGCCGAGGTGCTGGTGGAGCCGGTCGGCGACGTGGAGTCGTTCTGCACCGTGGGGCCGCCGGTCGAATTCGTGGCATCCGATGGCGAGTTGGTGTTCGTGTTCGTACCGGTGTTCGTGCTCGCCGTCTGCTGCCCCGACGGTGGGGCCTGCTTGCTCTCCTTGAGCTTGATGCGCGGCCCGGTGAGCAGGGGAGCGAACTTCACGGTGCCGTCGCTCCGATCGATGTCGAACAGGGGCTTCGCGTCCCACTTCTCGGCGAACGCCTGTAGCCGCTCGGCCCGGGTCTTCTTCGCCTTCGCCGCGGGCTGGTTCCCGGTGGTGGTCGCCGGCGGAGTCGCCGTCGGCGTGTTCGCCGGCGTGGCCGAGGTGCTCGACTTCCCCGCCTTGGCCTTCGCGACCACGTCGTTCGCGCTCGCGATGGTGAAGAAGAGGTTGCCGCTCGGGTCGACGTTGCTGATCGGGTTCGACCCGGCGTACGCGTAGGTCGCGCGCAGCTCCGGCGAACCGACGACGACCATCGGGTCGTCCACCAGCACCGGGTCGACCGTCGTGAACATCTCGCGCCGCTGGTCGTACCAGCGCTCGCCGAGCGAGATGATCGCGCGCTGCTCGTCGGTGTAACCGCCCGCGAACTGGTACGGCGTCCGGAACTGCGTGCTGTGCTCAGCGACCCAGACCTCACCGGTGGGGAAGTACTCCTGGTGCTGGAACGTGTCGCCGGTGTAGCCGGTGACGACGTTGGTGCTGCCCTGCAGGTCGGTGTGCAGGAAGTACCGCTGCGTCTCCTCGTACCCGCCGGTGGCCGCCGGGTCGTTGTTGCCGCTGCCTTCGTTGTCGCGCTGCGTGCCGATGCGCTCGTCGTCCAGCCAGATGTGCTTGTACAGGTCGGTGCCGTTGCGCACCGACACCCACGGGTTGATGAACGCGGTCTCACCCGACGGGCCGCGCTCGATCGCGAGCTGGCCCTGGTCGTCGTAGGTGTAGTCGGTGTCGTTCGACGCGTCATCCAGGTGCACCATGTGCCCTGCCCAGTCCCACTCCATCTCGCGGACGAGCTCGATCTTGCCCCGCTTCGTCTCGGTGGTGATGTGGGTCAGTTCGCCGTCGGCGTCGTAGTGGTACATCTCCTCGCCGGCGGTCTCCGCCTGGTGCGGGTCGTCCGTGGCGTAGGTGCGGTCGAACGAGTACGAGGTCTTGGCCTGCACCTTCTTGCCGACCTTGTCGACCTGCGACTTGCTCAGCACGTTGCCCTGGTCGTCGTAGCTCAGCTGGAACTGGTACGTGCGATCCTTCGGCAGGGTCTCGTACTTCGCCGCGGCCCCGATCAGCCGGTCGAACTCGTCGTAGTCGTACGCCGCCGTCACCACGCCGCCGAACAGGTTCGACACGGCCTCCGGCACGTCGTTCGTGTACGTCCTCGGGTTGCCCACGTCGTCGTACGTGTACCGGAGGTCCTGGATCTCCGAGTACTCGGCCGGGTTGTCCTTCAGGTCGCGGTTCGGCGAGTCAGAGTGGATGCCCGTGAGCCAGAGCTTCTCGTAGTCGTACGTCCATTGGGTGGTGACGCCGTTGCCGAGGTCCACCGCGGCTGGCCGCAGGAACTCGTCGTATCGGCGGTCGTCGACGTACGGGTACTCCCACGTGTGCGGCACGTCGGTGTAGACCACGTTGCCGTACTCGTCGATCACCACGTTGCCGGCCGCGTCGATGAGCGGCACCCGCTTCTGGCCGTCCTCCTCGCCGATGATGGTCGTGATGAGTCCGCCCGAGTCGTAGTCGTAGGCGAGACGCTCGCCGTCGGGGTACACCATCGACGCGAGGCGCCCCAGGGCGTCGTACGTCCACTCGGTGACCCAGGTGAACTTGCTCGCGTCGTCGAGGTCGGGCTCCCAGTTGTGGAGCTTGACCTCCGCGGACTCGCGGATCACGGCACCGAGCGCGTCGTACTCGAACGACGTGATCTGGGAGCCGTCCTCGACCTGCACGACCCGCCCCGCGCCGTTGCCCGGTGCTCCGGCGGCGCCGTACGTGTACGTCACGTCGGGGGTGTCTTCCGGGTAGTCGATCCCGACGAGGCGTCGCAGTTCGTAGGAGTAGTCGGTGAAGTACCCCTCCTCGCGGAGCGTCGCCGACTGGTCGCGCACGAGCTTGCCCTCGGCGTCGTACCAGAACTCGACGAGGCCGCCGTCGGGTGTCTCGGTCGAGAGCCGGTTGCCGAGCTGGTCGTACTCGTGCACGGTCTCCTCGCCGGCCGGGTCGACCCAGCGCAGCAGCTGGCCGATGCCGTCGTACTCGTACTCCGTGTGCTGCCCGGTCACGCCCGTCGGCTCGTCGTCGAACGCGCGCACGTTGCCGCGCACGTCGCTGAACGTCGTGCGCACGCGGTCGCGCGGGTCGGTGGTCGCGGCGCTGAACACCTGCACGCCTCCGACGTCGGCGAAGTCGTACGCCGTGGTCGTCACGCGCCCACCGGGCTCGGTGACCTTCGTCTCGAGGTCGGTGAGCGTGTACTCGGTCGTGGTCACGGTGTCGGGTGCCGAGGTCGTGTACTCGTACGCGGTCTGCGCGACCGTGTCGAACACGGGGCGGTACTGCTCGATCGCACGGCCCAGCTCGTCGAAGTTCGTCGCGCC
This portion of the Agromyces rhizosphaerae genome encodes:
- the rmuC gene encoding DNA recombination protein RmuC, giving the protein MDILALLIGLVIGAVLGALVTALVRSRRATDAPAGEDPALVAARHQGELQQVRAEEAQARADLLAEQQRVQGELRADLAAASTEADNLREQITQQRTQFREYVEQQRTDQAERAEREKRESAVLQALSPVRETLTTMQRKVAELEQQRSEQYGSIAEQLKQAQLSDEQLRATTESLASALRSNSTRGVWGETQLRRVVEAAGLAQYVDFDTQASITTDAGAGRPDMVIRLPGGKSIAVDAKVPLEHYIEASQIAVTASGDEGARRKQLIERHVKALRGHIDALAKKTYWEGLDASPEFVIAFIPSESLLSAALEADPALLDYAFGKRVALASPVNLWAVLKTVAYTWQQQAVSDEAKKLFDLGNTLYQRIGTLAGHADGLRRAIERTVESYNKFANSLESRVLVTARQFPGIDTTKISALAEPEPIHEQPRRLAAAELTEPEAPEAVRVVEAGSADAAAADAAEAAGRDADARAAEDDVELDFDSGEPLLDLDPEIRSI
- a CDS encoding 3'-5' exonuclease, with product MPVDFTAIDFETANRSSASACSVGLVKVRDGRPVDEAYWLIKPPFPHDEFSEWNVRIHGITPDQVTDAPLWRDLLPEFAEFAGDDWLVAHNAGFDMNVLRGLADAFGVDAPNHRYLCSLQVARSTYHLDSYRLPVAAMAAGFEDFSHHNALDDSRACAAIVAHAAKRHEADDLDALARSTKARIGTIGTVATREHRADHGPMALQ
- the ychF gene encoding redox-regulated ATPase YchF codes for the protein MALTIGIVGLPNVGKSTLFNALTKNGVLAANYPFATIEPNIGVVNLPDPRLEVLAGIFGSERILPATVSFVDIAGIVRGASEGEGLGNKFLANIREADAIAQVVRGFEDSDVVHVDGAVDPKNDMETINAELILADLETLERAITRYEKEVKGRKLDPSVLAAAQEALDVLQRGTPLSAASVDLAPVKELGLLTAKPFIYVFNVDEAVLTDAARKAELAALVAPAEAVFLDAKIESELIDLDPEDAAELLASTGQDESGLDQLARIGFDTLGLQTYLTAGPKESRAWTIPKGAKAPQAAGVIHTDFEKGFIKAEVISFDDLVDAGSVAEARSRGKARMEGKDYVMADGDVVEFRFNV
- a CDS encoding type II toxin-antitoxin system Phd/YefM family antitoxin yields the protein MSASMPQGERLSQRELRNESGRVLRAVGEGQSFVLTNRGVPVGRIVPLDAPSPTLPIVRPAKRIGGWASLKPQRVENDRPMAQILDEMREDRL
- a CDS encoding type II toxin-antitoxin system VapC family toxin, with the translated sequence MSEESLVYADTSALGALLVAQSETEALVEWLDQADVRLVSSDLLETELRRMAVREGRDQSKVSAILDGVSLAALDRATYRSAGLLPMPYLRTLDALHLEAAMRLDVDAVLTYDHRFGEAARSAGLDVIAPGQLGAQHPE
- a CDS encoding DMP19 family protein; this encodes MSRPSDDRVERLTLALAGCSAFGNTFDEGSSMAASDGAWAYYSAHAATDRASLSVGERGILAILDLRQEVASGGFDAYFRYWRGDTAEEALLALPTVLDEEWVRVLREAMNSLGAPYPSDPEARALILDEGVVDERLQALDERIYELEADAGVDTRIGEAIEGLRR
- a CDS encoding VOC family protein; the protein is MGESTNEPQTISGAEFRRAPGVSDWRVTASGPQAVYTASSFGDAARLVVPVIAAAERHGILPDADVRPEGVVVRIPDRDFTGIPAAAAPFAAEVSRAAAELELTPDPSLVQSVGIYVAQHSEADARPFFLAALGYDSLGDTDAVDPLRRSPQLAFNPINGDAPARGRTHFDVYVPADQAQARVDAALAAGGRLADGSNPPFWWSLASPDNHGVDIAPWADATD
- a CDS encoding S10 family peptidase encodes the protein MPDSPAETTDGATAGGASNAKADARGPVTPAWEAPAGASTAMTWAPEGHEPVSLTATADWTVLRREESPSAEVFAVSYLATDAAPDRPVTFVCNGGPGASSAYLHVGAIGPRRVVLPDDGSTARMPVRLVDNDASWIAETDLVFIDPVGTGFSRPIPPKQNAGTDAPSYWSYDRDLAAMREFISRWLSRHKRWSAPVFLAGESYGGYRVGRLAWSLPTDEGVGLAGAVLISPALEITPLTFTDYATDPYVDTVPTMAAGAFHHGLSRAPEATDGVDAVRGAAAAFATTDYAMFLLRGAAVPATERAAVLSRLADLIGLDPTVVEHLHGRVGIDRWARELLRDRGEVTGLYDVTQTVVDPFPDRVSFEGGEHTLAGSTAAFTMAINHLLRAEIGVETDRQYAVLSEEVNTKWATDDGHHALQTPPGSADDLRRGLTLNPHLQALIVHGRHDLVTPLDSSRRIVDLMRLAPETGDRVRVHAYDGGHMFYTLSDSRAAFTADVREFFAACLPEG